The genome window GGGAAACACCATTGAGGCGTCGGCACACATAATATCTGAAACGTTTCTGTCAAGCTTAACTGTTCAgtcttggaaacagcagttttcagGCATCTCACGTGGTCTTCAAGTGCAggtggagtttgctcagttctCATGCAACTGCAGATGTGGAAACTTTCCATCAATCTGAGCTCTTTTGGGACTTTTTGCGTATGTCTGAAAAGTTGGACTTGTGGTGTGATGTGGTGAAAAGCCCGGAGCAAGCGAGTAGTTGGACCaaaaaaatactgttcaaaaactgctttaaaaatgttaattcagtAGAAGAATGcgagtataatcaggaaaatttacaaccctgattccaaaataTTTGGGATGCAGGGTTGTACTCAAGGAATCAAACATACGTACTGAAAGTACTGTAAGTTATACTGTACCATATATGATGTCATTAGATTTTTACTCATGCATTAATAAacaagcaggattttactgctgtagatggttgaggtggagctcattttgaactcTTTTATATACTGTAGGTCTGCCATTCATGGCTAATGATTACATAATGGATTAATGcactgattatttcctccattaatcacTAGTGCAATGTTGTCACAATGACCCAAAGCCCAGCGTGACATCTTACCAGTGCTTCCAACAGTACAAACCtccaaatgattaaaaatatatttaaagtattAAGACAAagtattaaaagaaaaacatcatgtcATCACATAAGCTGTATCCGGGGAATAAGTCCAACAAAACATAATATTTTATGAACTCTTCATACCTTTTATTGAGCAAAAAACTTAATTTGTACAgtgactaaagctgtcaggTTAGTGTGCTGGAGtgaaagtgcagtatttccctctgagatgtggtggagcagaagcagagaggagcatTAAAAGTCTCAAGCAAAGTGCAAACACCTCAAATTCATACTGTGCTTGAGTGAATGGGTCCTAAACCGTGTgtagttgcattatgggaaacgtCGGCCCCAGGGTGTCTGGTGCTAGATCCATACTAACTTAAAATCAGGACATCTGGAGCTCTGCTGCTGATTGATCATGACAGTCCTGCATGACCCCTCCCAGAGCCCAGATAACTCTATCCCTATATCTGTTATTGGACAGAACAGAAAGTTAGACCCCAAACCCAAGTAATACCACCAGGTAggagcacatactgtacatgctttGCTTATGAATGGCTTTTTGGCGAACCAGTGGAATATGTATGTTCATCATGCACAGCCCATTTTAAATATCAGAAGCAATGTCTTCTtgttctgtgctgctttgtgctcATGTCCGTGCATTCATTTCGCCACCTATCCTCTGATGTGCAAGCTCAGTTTACGTCAATGGGAAGGGTCACCACGTCAGCACATATACTGCCACATATTCTGCAGCTGGGATTATTTTGCTGACATGTGCAGCTGTGGGACCCCAAAACAATGAGGGTCTCAGTCTCGTGAGGGTTAAAACAGATCAATGAATACAAGCTGATTTCTGTCCCCATTTGCACATAGTTTGTACACACCTCCAGACATGctcattcatttgaaaataCAGTGTATGTATTTCAGGATGCATTTGATCTGTTGCTTCAGTCTCCATAGTGACAGATGTCACCCCCCGTCATGTCGCTATCAGGTGAGAATAGCTGATATAAAGACAGGGATGGCTTTATTTTCCAGTGGGTGCAGACACGCAAAACGCCTGTGTGCAGCGCACTCGCATCCTCTCGCGGTCGGTGTGATGATCGCGGGCTGCTGTCGCTTTAAAGTGTGACGCAGCGGCTCCGGTGCCCCACTTTGTggagtgaggaggagcagcaggagcagcaggaggagcaggagcagcagcagcagcagcggcagcaggcGCGACGCACGGCTCTGCGCGGGGACGTCGCTGCTTGGCCGGGCCCTCGCCGCTCTCATCATGGAGTTTTTAATGGGCAACCCGTTCAGCACGCCGGTGGGACAGCGGATCGGTGAGCTGTTCGACAACCGCCGCCAGTGACACAGTAATAACCGGTCGGGCTCGGCCAGCGTCGCCGGAGTCATTCCGCCTCCGACGCGCTCATCTCTGTCGGGCCGCGTCTGCCTTTTCGCCACAAAGCGCTTTTCAGCGCACAGATAGCGTCAGTGCGTTAAAATAACGAACCGAGGAGCGGTCATTAATGACAGAGAGCGACGGCTCGCGGTTTGATTGACGCGTCCGCTCAGCAATGATTTAGCGGAGGCGGGATTTAGAcgctgtgatgctgcagctgattggctgtgatCGTGTCTGTTTGACCTGCCAATAGGCCGACATCCTCCTGACCTAAATTACATGCATGTTCGAGCCTAATGACTGCATATGTGTCTTTACTGACTCAggcattaaaataaatagataagCAGATTTAACAATAGAGGAGACAGTATTACTCACTATCTGCCTTCTTTGAATATCCATAAATTAGGGGTATTTATACCTGTTTTAATAAACTGTAATATATTCAGAGCATCTCACTTTATTTGGCAAAGCTTTCTCAAATGTTACTCTAAAATGTTTCAAAGGGTCTATATCTGTGATTTCTGACTGAGTTAGAACTTATGCTGGTGTCTCCACTCAGACACCTGTAAGCAGTCTGCTGCTCGGCCATTCACAgacatttgttattatttaatcACAATATGTAGACATTAACATGTGAAATGACAGAGTTAccacatgctgtttgtttgcaggtaACATGAAGGAATCTGGTTTGAGCAAGTTTTCAATTtgaggcaaaaaacaaaaatagattCAGTCTTACCCAAGAGCTGTAAAACTTTACCGTCCATCAAATTTCCACATTTCTCGTTGTTTTCtatgtcaaacacacattctgGATTCGCTAACACTGCCGGATTGTCAGCATACAGAAACAATAATCATAATTTACAAATATTAGAACAGGTAAGAGTTTTAAGATGGATCCATGTGGGATGTCACGCAAGACCACAAAcctaatttaatttaataacagtgattatgatgatgatgagtagAATGTGaaagtactgtatgtattaAGCATACTAATGAATGACAAATTCATCCTTTTAATAACCATAAAGGCAAACTATATGATTAATAATCAACTACAGACTTCATTTATGTGTACTAGGAAGGTCCTAACATGAATCCTTGTGAAATACCACAAATCAGATAAATAATTTGTGCACTAATTGTTTTCTGTGCACTGTATCAGCTGTGAAGTGTTATGTTTGTCATGCTAAGAAGAAATGTTTATTATATGGTGAGAAACATGTAGtaagaatgaataaatgacagaATCATATTATTAATAACTCTAGAGTGAACAGTCATTTTCGCCAGCTGGTTCATATTATTCAGCCGTGTGTATTCACCTCATTGTTCACAGAGGCTGCGACCAGCTCCAGCCTGCCGTCAGAGGACTGGGCCATCAACATGGAGATCTGCGACATGATCAACAGCTCAGaggaagggtgtgtgtgtgcgctgttaTCTGTTAGCATCCGGGACTGGCGAGTCCTCTAGAGGATGCATGCCCGTGACTGTTGAAAATTCTCTCATTGCAGGCCCAAAGACGCAGTCAGAGCCATAAAGAAAAGGATTGTGGGCAACAAGAACTTCAAGGAGGTCATGCAGGCGCTAACGGTGAGTGTCGCTCCCTCGTCATGCTCTGCCGCCTCCCTGTTGAGCTGGTTTGTGTTCTCATCACTTGGTTTGagttgtaaaatgtgttttcctcgCCCCCTCCTGTGACTTCAGGTCCTGGAGACTTGCGTGAAGAACTGCGGCTACAGGTTCCACATCCTGGTGACGACACGGGATTTCGTCGAGGGGGTCCTGGTGCGCTCGATCATTCCGAGAAACAACCCTCCGTTGGTCCTGCACGACAGAGTGCTCAGCATCATACAGGTACGGTGCTGTCCTGTTCTGAGTCTCGGTGTTGTCATGTTGCTCTGCAGCCTGGCAGTAATTTGCGGTTTTCTCCTGTCAAGGCGTGGGCTGATGCATTCCGTAGCTCGCCCGACCTGACGGGCGTGGTGTCGGTGTACGAAGACCTGCGAAGGAAAGGACTTGAGTTCCCCATGACAGAGCTGGATGGTTACACGCCCGTCCAAGCTTCACAAAAGGTACAAACGTGGCCGGTGCTCTCACGCCGCTGACACTGATACTTGGGTGCTACCTTTCATCTTTGCTCATTTCTCTTTCGGGTCATTTCTGTGCCTTTGCTTACCAGACTTTGCCTGGGAACGGGCCCGCTGTCACCACCTTGCCCGCTGCGCTCCTCTCTTCCAAACCTCCGCTCATCCCACCCCAGACTTCTGAGCTAAAACTGGCCCTGGAGGGAACCAATGCCTTCACTCCCAGCCAGGTGATGGCCGGGATTTTTCCACTTTAGCTAAACTGCTGTCTCTACGTCTCTCGGTTCATTTCGGCCTCCAGAGCTCCTGAAATCAATAGTTGCATTTGCAGTCATTATTAGAGCTGTATTTCTGAAGGAAATATGATTGGTATTCCAGATCAAAAAGCTGAAGACAGAGCTGGGAGTGGTGCGAAGCAACCTGACAATGATGTCGGACATGATGAGTCAGCTGGATCCTGTCACAGTAAAGCAAGCAGacatggagctgctggaggtaaaaaaaaaccaCAGACTCAGGCTTTATTAATGAGAAGTGCTGGAAAATCACTTCCATCCATTCACATTGAGCAACAGTGCGTTTTCCTTAACTGATCTCGTGCTTTATACATTTTGTGTTGCATCTGCCCCCTCAACTcccccccacccacacattCTTTGTCTGATTGTGTCATTAGCAGTTATACACAGTGTGTAAGGAAATGCAAGAGAGGATAGTGAAGATCGTCCCCAGACTCAGCGAGGAGAAGCTGATCGAAGAGTTGCTGGCAGCTAACGATGAGATGAACACCGCCTTTACTCGCTACCACAGGTGAACCACATCTGTTATTATTATACTACCTTACTGattaacaaaagaaaaggatggTTCAGGCTCCGTTTCACCGCTTGGTTATGATGTTCGGTCTGCTGTTTACAGGTTTGAAAGACGGATAACAAACGgtccaaacacagcagagaaggTAAAGACAGTCATTTTGGAATTGGCTGTTATTCCTCCTTCACAATGCAGCACTTTAATTTTATGAAATGGTTTCATCAGAGACGTTCaatatgttgctttttgtctctCAGAGCCACACGTACGTCAACCTGGCAGACCTCGATCTGACAGCTGAGTCCATCAGCCAATCACGGGGCGCGTCAGTTACCAATGACAGCTCACTCAGCCAATCAAGAGCTGACAGTTTGTCCAGTCAGATGGTCAGACTTAGTAAGTGCTCCAGGCCTCATGCATACCTACATgctgtctctgcttcttctACGTACTGAAAACACGTTGCTGTTCTTCTTGCAGGTACAAGTGAATCAGATGACACGTTATCACAGAAAATAAGTGTCTCGACTCAACAAAGACCGAGGTACAGAAAGACCACAAACCACAGTTTTAATGACCtcagacagaacacacaagTTTCAAAGACTGTGTTTTTGGTATTGACTGAAACAGTTACTCCTGTTGACAGTACATGAAAAGAGTAGGACTACATAAAAACCAGTCAGCAAGTGGGCAGAGGAGTCCGATAAAAGTAATGAATATGCAGTTGAAATATAGTCCACATTCCAGTGTTTTAAAACCTTCAAAACtctttattttgtcatattAAGAGGAGACTGGAGAACGTAGGATCCAGGGAGCACAGAACCTTAGGAACATACAGTAGACGCGCccttatttattcatgttgGAACATGGTGCTGTTGATGAAGGGTACTTGAGTTCTTCTGTGGGGGTACAGCAGATAAAAAAGAGCAGCCATGCagctctttctcacacacattctcagGAATGGCGTTTGCAAAGACGCAGGTCTTTGTTTTGGAGTTTGGTTCCGACTCATTCCCTCTAATCCCTTTTTAAGATTTTTCACCACGTGTTGACTGAAGTCAGCAGCTTTCGTGGCAGCTAACCAGCGTGCAAACCCTGTGTTTCAGTGAGCAGAGTGAGGCTGCAGTGGACGGCCTGGCTCAGGCTCAGGACAGCAGGCTGCTAAACACAGGAACGGTAAGCAGACATGACGACTTACTCTGGTACCCAGCTGTGATTGAATTTTTCACACTTGTGATGTGACCTTTAGGATCGCTGGAAATTGCTTATTTGACTTAAGAAACTTTTCTAGCTTTTGTAATGAAAACCCAGTGTTGTGTATCATGGTCCTCACATCTGACACCAACCTCAGGTCAACTTCTGAGGTCTCACGTGCAGCAGAGTCACAAGCTCACTATATAGGTATTGATGGTGCCGTATACGAGGCCTGAGCTGTCTTATTTATAGGAGGGGGTCTGCTTTCACTGAGTTTCAGTAAAGAAACAGTGCAGTAACACCTGGACTATAAAGGCTCTTTGCTTGACTAcgtgttgtctttgtctcagaAACTGTTCTCTTCCTAAATGAactctctgtctgtgtatgAAGGATGGCAGCccagcctccacctgcagctcctcaccAAAGTTAGATTGGATGATTAAAAGGGGAATGGTGGGTCTGTGTCCAAAGTGTTGTCCCAGTTTCACTTCGCTGCACCTCTCcacaccctccctctctttgttttgtcatgaGGTCGCAGTTTACTTCTGCTGTGGTCTGGATTGCTTTTGTTTGGATCCCTTCATGGGTTTGGTGGTTAAGGTTTTGAGATAAAGCACAATGGTTTGCATGCTTTTATGTGTGGTGAAGActataagttttttttttttttggacctACACCCACTACAGAGCATGACAACGTTTGGATGCACCGTCCTGATATGCTACATAGTTGTCATATCTCATGCTTTGCTTACTGACATGTggttgttcttgtgtgtgtgggggtttgttttttttttgtttgtttggttttggtttggtaACTTCATTACATCTTCATGACGTCTAATGACTGACTTTATATTTGACTGCACTGACCATCCCGGTGCTCTTCTATCTTTGTTAGATTCCTATCAACCAGTCCAGTGTAATGGATGATATTGAGAAATGGCTAGCGCTGGACGATGAGGTAAATGGCTGAATCACTACATTTACTGtgttatttgtcttttctgCACATGGAATGTCTCTGTACTGCATCATGTAGTCTGATTATCCATTGACTTTTAATACTAGGATGGCAACATAGTGGTTCGATGGACTGATTTCATGTTTCCTGAATGAATTGTTATCACTTTGGTGATTCCTTAAGTTTTATtctgtccagtactttggttaAACCTCAGCTGTAGTCAGCATGCAACTATGCTGAACTGAGGTGGTGAACTAAACACATTATTATAAATGTGTCAAAAGCATCCATCAATAAATGTACTTTAACAGTCCAAACTATTCAAGACTGTCTGATGTATCCAcacaaaactgaacaggaatAATTCTGTAACCATGTCcatcttttgtgtcttttctgttttctgtttgtgacaCAGTATGATGACTTTGAGGATTCAGATGGTGTGACCAGTGAAGGTGAGAGTCTTTACAATCAACTTCCTTTTTAAAATTAGCAGCTTTGATCATTCATTTAGTTTTCATGTACACCCTCAGCATCTGATGAGCTGTTGTGTGTTAAACTTTCTGTATATTTGATGTGTAGTTTGTTGTAATgccagtgcacacacagtgcTCGCTAGCTTGGGCCCTTTGTTGTGCTGAACTGACTGGATATACTTGGAGCTGCAGGCTCATCGTGAGGTTTTGCACCAACTTTCTTCTTCAtagatataaataaattaaactcTAATTTTTACCCCTTAGTCTCAAATCAGCTGCTAGTTATTTCTGCATTTGACCTGTAGGTGGCACTGGAGGATCAAATGGCCATATGGTGCCATGCACTACCACTCTTCAGACctcatttgatgtttttctcatttgtttataTTGACACCAGCATCCTTTTATAAAATCCCCttgttgtttgcatttcttCTTCCCCGCTCATTTATCCCATTATTCTATTCAGTGAAGTGACATTGGAGAGTTGGTGAAATGATCTAATcctgcttctctccctctgcagagtTTGACAGGTTTTTGGCCGAAAGAGCAAAAGCAGCTGAGCGCCTGCCGTCGCTGAGAGCTTCCTCACAGGATACCAACCACTCTGAGTCTTAAGCTACACTTTAAACCTGCCAAACTAACAATACTCATGAGGCTCCTGCGCCATCGGCTGAGAAGCGGAGATTTCTTTTAGATCAATGGTTGAATGGCACATTTGAAATGGGAATCACTACCCACATCCGAGGAAGGCCATCGTAACTCTGTATACTGCTCTTTACTGCGGAGCAAAGGTGTTTTTTAACTGCTAAAAATAATGTTATTTGTTGAAGGACCGAGGTTTTTACTTGATATTGTTATGAGGGTTTGTCCATGTGTggaatgcaaacatttgcacattttatatGGTTACATTCCTGCTGttgaaggagagagagtggaTATTGTTACAGAAAACAATTTTTGCAACATAGATTGTGTATTATATtgctgatatatatatatatatgttgtcAAACATGATGATGGGTTCCAGAAAACGCCCCTGTCAAAGTAGCAAACACTGTAAAGTTACATGTAAGAGGAGCTCAGCTATTACATAATAGAATAGTTTGATGCTTCACATCATTATTGATGCAGGATGTCAGAGAAAACTgaacaaggttttttttttttttaacatccaaCAGTCACTTGTGACGTTGTCTTGAAGTTTAACAGGAAGTCGTGACAGGCTGCTGTCATCTATTAAACTAAAACTATTAACTGGAAGTCTGGCTGTTCTCATTCCATCCTCAGATTGCAGTATATTTGCACATCTTTTTAAATCCCTGTCTGATGATCAGACGTGACTTGTGGCTTTGGTTTTTCTGAAATGGCTTAAAAATACACGAGCATTGCATCAGTTTAAAAAagacagagccacagagggTAAGCAGGATCAGAGTGTGTTTCTGGTAATGATTACACTCAAATGCAAAGTATTTGTGTTACAGGTGTCATTAATGTGTTACTAGATAAGTGGTTTcgataaaagaaataaataaatactccctgaaatct of Chelmon rostratus isolate fCheRos1 chromosome 17, fCheRos1.pri, whole genome shotgun sequence contains these proteins:
- the tom1 gene encoding target of Myb protein 1 isoform X2; protein product: MEFLMGNPFSTPVGQRIEAATSSSLPSEDWAINMEICDMINSSEEGPKDAVRAIKKRIVGNKNFKEVMQALTVLETCVKNCGYRFHILVTTRDFVEGVLVRSIIPRNNPPLVLHDRVLSIIQAWADAFRSSPDLTGVVSVYEDLRRKGLEFPMTELDGYTPVQASQKTLPGNGPAVTTLPAALLSSKPPLIPPQTSELKLALEGTNAFTPSQIKKLKTELGVVRSNLTMMSDMMSQLDPVTVKQADMELLEQLYTVCKEMQERIVKIVPRLSEEKLIEELLAANDEMNTAFTRYHRFERRITNGPNTAEKSHTYVNLADLDLTAESISQSRGASVTNDSSLSQSRADSLSSQMVRLSTSESDDTLSQKISVSTQQRPSEQSEAAVDGLAQAQDSRLLNTGTIPINQSSVMDDIEKWLALDDEYDDFEDSDGVTSEEFDRFLAERAKAAERLPSLRASSQDTNHSES
- the tom1 gene encoding target of Myb protein 1 isoform X1, translated to MEFLMGNPFSTPVGQRIEAATSSSLPSEDWAINMEICDMINSSEEGPKDAVRAIKKRIVGNKNFKEVMQALTVLETCVKNCGYRFHILVTTRDFVEGVLVRSIIPRNNPPLVLHDRVLSIIQAWADAFRSSPDLTGVVSVYEDLRRKGLEFPMTELDGYTPVQASQKTLPGNGPAVTTLPAALLSSKPPLIPPQTSELKLALEGTNAFTPSQIKKLKTELGVVRSNLTMMSDMMSQLDPVTVKQADMELLEQLYTVCKEMQERIVKIVPRLSEEKLIEELLAANDEMNTAFTRYHRFERRITNGPNTAEKSHTYVNLADLDLTAESISQSRGASVTNDSSLSQSRADSLSSQMVRLSTSESDDTLSQKISVSTQQRPSEQSEAAVDGLAQAQDSRLLNTGTDGSPASTCSSSPKLDWMIKRGMIPINQSSVMDDIEKWLALDDEYDDFEDSDGVTSEEFDRFLAERAKAAERLPSLRASSQDTNHSES
- the tom1 gene encoding target of Myb protein 1 isoform X3, coding for MEFLMGNPFSTPVGQRIEAATSSSLPSEDWAINMEICDMINSSEEGPKDAVRAIKKRIVGNKNFKEVMQALTVLETCVKNCGYRFHILVTTRDFVEGVLVRSIIPRNNPPLVLHDRVLSIIQAWADAFRSSPDLTGVVSVYEDLRRKGLEFPMTELDGYTPVQASQKIKKLKTELGVVRSNLTMMSDMMSQLDPVTVKQADMELLEQLYTVCKEMQERIVKIVPRLSEEKLIEELLAANDEMNTAFTRYHRFERRITNGPNTAEKSHTYVNLADLDLTAESISQSRGASVTNDSSLSQSRADSLSSQMVRLSTSESDDTLSQKISVSTQQRPSEQSEAAVDGLAQAQDSRLLNTGTDGSPASTCSSSPKLDWMIKRGMIPINQSSVMDDIEKWLALDDEYDDFEDSDGVTSEEFDRFLAERAKAAERLPSLRASSQDTNHSES